Genomic DNA from Sphingomonas hankookensis:
GGAACGATCTCGGCAGCTGGGACGCGCTGCACGCGATCAGCGAGCGCGACGAGACCGGCAATGCGCATCGCGGCGAAGTGCTGGCGATCGACACCCGCGACTGCCTGGTGCGGACCGACGGCGTCCGCATCCGCATGGTCGGCGTGTCGGACCTGATCGTCGTCGCCAGCGGCAACGACATCCTGATCCTGCCGCGCGGCCAGAGCCAGAGCGTCAAGAAGCTGGTCGAAGCGCTCAAATAATCCCGGACGGGCGGCGCGGACGTCGCCCGTTCCCTCTATTCCCGCGGAGTACGACATGAAGCAACTGGTAGCCTTCGACCTCGACGGCACGCTGGCCGAAAGCAAGCAGCAGCTGACCGAGCCGATGGGCGAGGCGCTGGCCGACCTGTTGGGCGTCGCGCATGTCGCGATCATTTCCGGCGGCGACTGGCCGCAGTTCGAAAAGCAGGTGGCGACCCGCCTGCCCGCGCGTGCCGACCTGTCGCGGCTGTGGATGATGCCGACCAGCGGCACCAAGCTGTACACTTATGGCGACGGCCGCTGGAACACGGTCTATGCCGACCTGTTCGACGACGCGACCAAGACCAAGATTCTCGAGGCGTTCGACGCCGCGCTGGAGGCGACCGGCTTCGTCCCCGAACAGACCTGGGGCGAGCGGATCGAGGATCGCGGCAGCCAGATCACCTTCTCGGCACTCGGTCAGCAGGCCCCGATCGATGCCAAGGAACATTGGGACCCCAAGTTCGAGAAGCGCAAGATCATCCAGGCCGACCTGAAGCAGCGCCTGCCCGGCCTGTCGATCAACATGGGCGGTGCCACGTCGATCGACATCACCAAGGAAGGCGTCGACAAGGCCACCGGCCTCGCCAAGCTGGCCGATATCAGCGGCATCGCCACCGACGACATGCTGTTCATCGGCGACGCGATCTTCCCCGGCGGCAATGACTACGCGCCCAAGGCGGCGGGGATGGACACGGTCAAGATTCGCGACCCGCAGGAAACGCTGGCCGTGATCGAGGCGATCGTCGCCTGCCAGAAGTGACGCCGATCCCCCTGCCCCGCTGCGTGCGGGGCGGGGGTTTGCGGTCCAAAGTTCACTAAGTTCACACTCGCGCGGTGTTTGCGCGTCACCATGGTGTCCCCGGTAAGCGGTTGCATGGTTTCACGGTTTCAAAAAGCCGGCCGGATCATGGCATGGGCGTGCGGCTGTAGGAAAGCCGGCTGCTTTCCCCTGACGTTCATGCACATCGACGCGACGGCCTTCGCGGCACATTTTCGTTTTCGGGAAGGGCAATGCGCCCTACCCTGATTGACGCGGGCAGAGTGCGTCTTTCTATCTGAACGCATGAAAGCATTGTCGATTGTCGCGCCGGGTGGGGGTCACATTGCCACTGGTAGGAAGACGTTGGAAATTCGGCGCTGGATGCCGGATTTGATGCCGAACGATGATCTTGTGATCGTCGAGAACGGAATTTTCCTGAATGTCGACGGGGAGGAGGATCGCGATGGTCGTATCGTCGCGGTCGTTCGTGTGGCCGGTGTTCGCCCCTTTCTACAGACTGATGTGAAGCCGGCCTGTGCCAACTATTTCGAGGAGGGCTGGCTTGCATGGGAGTTGGCTGATGTGCGCCCGGCCTCGTCATCCCGCATGGTGCGGGCTGCTCGGGGCATCTACGAACTGGAGCTTCCGGACGACATGTCCATCGGGGGCGTAGTTGCGTCCAACAGCCGATAGGCATTGGCTTCCGCGTTCCCCCCCCCGTTCGACAATGCGCGATCGCCTACCTCACCCATCGAGCGCTGCTGCGAGAGCCGAAATTTCCGCCGGTGAAAATACGGCAATCCCTTGCTGTCGGAGCAGGGCCGCCGTCACGCCCTCACCCGCAATCCGGCGACCCTCGAAGCTGCCGTCATAGATGAAGCTGCCGCCACAGGACGGACTTCCATCCGTCAGGAGGGCGTGTCTGCAATCGTGCCGGACAGCATGTTCAAGCGCGATCCGCGCGCCGGCGAGATAGGCTTCGGTCACGTCATTGCCACCCGCCTCGACGATGCGACCGGCCCGTTCGATGACCGCTGCTCCGCTCGCCCCACCCGCTATCTCCGCTGGCGGTCGGGGTGTCGGTAATCCCGCCATGACCTCCGGGCACACCGACACGACGCGGCCTTCGCTGATCCAGCGGTCCAGCAGCGTGTCATGGAGGGTCTTCGCCGCACCATCATATCGCACCGGCCTGCCAAGGAGGCACGCGCTGACCAGTATCTTGGGGAGCGTCATGCGTCCGCCGCGAGCGCAGAGAACAGGGGCAGCACATGGTCCCTGGTCAGCGGCGCCAGCGGCATCGCCTCCGCCGTCGCCAGGTCCGCCCAAACGGCCTCCTCGATCTCAAGGCTCGGTGCCGGATCCTGTGCGAAACGGACATGGAATAGGTCTGTCCGAACCGATCGCCCCGGCTCGTTCGCGGCCGGCGCGGTGAAACAGCCCAGATGCCGCGGCATCGCCCGATCGACGGAAAAGCCGATTTCCTCGCGCAGTTCGCGGCAGAGGGCGTCGACCGGCGCTTCCCCCGCCTCGATCTTTCCGCCGGCCTGCATGAACCACGTCGTACCGGCCTTGCGGACCAGCAGCGTTCGCCCGTCTCCGTCATCGATCAGGGCGGCAGCGATCCGGATGGTGTCGGCGTCGGGCATGGACCGTTCATTGCGCTGGCGGACCAAAACGGCAAGCGCGAAGGCGTGACGCGGCATTCCCGTTCCCCGTTCCCGAAAGGAGCGCTTCCCGCGCCGGGCGAAGCCGGTGGAGCGGCGCCATTTCGACCTAGCGCCGCGCCTCCGTTGCCATCCTGACGGCCAGCCCGGCCAGGACGGTCCCCATCACCCAGCGCTGGACCAGCGCGAATGTCGGGCGCTGCGTCAGGAACATGGCGATCGACGCGGCCGAAACCGCGATCAGGGCGTTGACGAAGACGCTGATGACGATCTGGACGCT
This window encodes:
- a CDS encoding DUF523 domain-containing protein gives rise to the protein MTLPKILVSACLLGRPVRYDGAAKTLHDTLLDRWISEGRVVSVCPEVMAGLPTPRPPAEIAGGASGAAVIERAGRIVEAGGNDVTEAYLAGARIALEHAVRHDCRHALLTDGSPSCGGSFIYDGSFEGRRIAGEGVTAALLRQQGIAVFSPAEISALAAALDG
- a CDS encoding NUDIX hydrolase, translated to MPDADTIRIAAALIDDGDGRTLLVRKAGTTWFMQAGGKIEAGEAPVDALCRELREEIGFSVDRAMPRHLGCFTAPAANEPGRSVRTDLFHVRFAQDPAPSLEIEEAVWADLATAEAMPLAPLTRDHVLPLFSALAADA
- a CDS encoding HAD-IIB family hydrolase, coding for MKQLVAFDLDGTLAESKQQLTEPMGEALADLLGVAHVAIISGGDWPQFEKQVATRLPARADLSRLWMMPTSGTKLYTYGDGRWNTVYADLFDDATKTKILEAFDAALEATGFVPEQTWGERIEDRGSQITFSALGQQAPIDAKEHWDPKFEKRKIIQADLKQRLPGLSINMGGATSIDITKEGVDKATGLAKLADISGIATDDMLFIGDAIFPGGNDYAPKAAGMDTVKIRDPQETLAVIEAIVACQK
- a CDS encoding ASCH domain-containing protein encodes the protein MKALSIVAPGGGHIATGRKTLEIRRWMPDLMPNDDLVIVENGIFLNVDGEEDRDGRIVAVVRVAGVRPFLQTDVKPACANYFEEGWLAWELADVRPASSSRMVRAARGIYELELPDDMSIGGVVASNSR